A region from the Bradyrhizobium erythrophlei genome encodes:
- a CDS encoding ABC transporter substrate-binding protein, protein MRVRPTIAFHCISALLTGLLALACSGASQVRAQVEPRQPIQIRFAFDRPIDAGAAPVLLASASGLFGSEGLAVATEIAGGSADAIARVASGAADFALADINELIRFRGKSDAPQVKAVFVLYNQSPYAIVARKSRGIHALSDIEGKTLGVAEGDLSIRLWPALAKRNGIKVANVKQNRIGAAVREPMLSAGQVDAVTGFSYLSAVNLRDRGVPADDLAVLRFADYGCEAYGFAVIVNPAFAARSPEAVKGFVRALIAGTHLAIKQPARAVDEVISRMDGGSRDLELERLQTLIAGNILTAEVRRYGIGGVDPARLDRSIAEVGEDFKFGKRPSAADIFDDSFLPPPDGRLIN, encoded by the coding sequence ATGCGTGTGCGTCCAACCATCGCTTTCCACTGCATTTCGGCTTTGCTGACGGGTCTTCTGGCTCTTGCGTGCTCCGGTGCCAGTCAAGTCCGGGCGCAGGTCGAACCCCGGCAACCGATCCAGATCCGGTTTGCCTTCGATCGTCCAATCGATGCGGGCGCCGCGCCGGTGCTGCTGGCCTCGGCCAGTGGTCTGTTCGGTTCGGAGGGACTCGCGGTCGCCACCGAGATCGCCGGCGGCTCGGCGGACGCGATCGCGCGTGTCGCCTCCGGCGCGGCCGATTTCGCGCTGGCCGACATCAACGAACTGATCCGCTTTCGCGGTAAATCCGATGCGCCGCAAGTCAAGGCGGTGTTCGTGCTGTACAACCAGTCGCCCTATGCCATCGTTGCGCGCAAAAGCCGGGGCATCCACGCGCTGTCCGATATCGAGGGCAAGACCCTCGGCGTCGCCGAAGGCGATCTGTCGATCCGGCTGTGGCCGGCGTTGGCGAAGCGGAACGGGATCAAGGTCGCGAACGTGAAGCAGAACAGGATCGGCGCTGCCGTGCGCGAGCCGATGCTGTCGGCCGGGCAGGTCGACGCCGTGACCGGCTTCTCATATCTGTCGGCGGTCAACCTGAGAGATCGCGGCGTCCCCGCCGACGACCTCGCGGTGCTTCGATTTGCCGATTATGGCTGCGAAGCCTACGGTTTTGCCGTCATCGTCAACCCGGCGTTTGCGGCCAGGAGTCCCGAGGCGGTGAAAGGCTTCGTGCGCGCCCTGATCGCGGGGACCCATCTTGCCATCAAGCAGCCCGCGCGCGCGGTCGATGAGGTGATCAGCCGGATGGATGGCGGATCGCGCGATCTGGAACTTGAACGGCTGCAAACCCTGATTGCCGGCAACATCCTCACCGCCGAGGTCAGGCGCTACGGCATCGGCGGGGTCGACCCCGCCCGCCTCGACCGCTCGATCGCCGAGGTCGGCGAGGATTTCAAATTCGGCAAAAGGCCGTCCGCGGCGGATATTTTCGACGACAGCTTCCTGCCGCCGCCGGACGGCCGGCTCATCAATTGA